One region of Opitutaceae bacterium genomic DNA includes:
- the ruvA gene encoding Holliday junction branch migration protein RuvA — MITSVQGILVSATPLVAVIDIGGIAYEANIPVTTAERLPAVGSTVKLHTLVIYREDAQTLYGFASTADRDFFRLMIDHVTGVGPRMALSIMSKLSLASLEAAVSQGDVALLAKCPGIGRKTAERLVVELRGRIAPAGSGIAPGDVASSVSMPANSGGSTRTADAVKALIALGYRAPDADEAVRRAVQALGPAATTEDLIRKAFA; from the coding sequence ATGATCACATCCGTGCAGGGTATTCTCGTGTCCGCCACACCGCTCGTCGCGGTGATTGACATCGGCGGCATCGCCTACGAGGCGAACATCCCCGTCACGACTGCGGAACGCCTCCCGGCGGTTGGCAGCACGGTCAAGCTGCACACCCTGGTCATTTATCGCGAGGACGCCCAGACCCTCTACGGATTTGCGTCGACCGCAGACCGGGATTTTTTCCGCTTGATGATCGACCATGTGACCGGCGTGGGGCCCAGAATGGCGCTCTCGATCATGAGCAAGCTCTCGCTCGCCTCACTCGAGGCGGCTGTCAGTCAGGGCGATGTCGCGCTCCTTGCCAAATGCCCGGGCATCGGCAGGAAAACCGCCGAGCGGCTCGTGGTTGAGCTTCGCGGCCGAATTGCACCCGCTGGATCGGGCATCGCGCCGGGGGACGTTGCCTCCAGCGTCTCAATGCCTGCGAACAGCGGAGGCTCAACGCGCACGGCGGACGCGGTCAAGGCGCTGATCGCCCTGGGTTACCGCGCTCCTGATGCGGACGAAGCCGTGCGGCGGGCAGTCCAGGCGCTTGGACCGGCGGCTACAACGGAGGATTTGATCAGGAAGGCCTTTGCCTGA
- a CDS encoding PilT/PilU family type 4a pilus ATPase codes for MSPNTEIFTDLLRLAVESGASDVVVKSNKPGYVRLSGRLKPVDMDPITAVEAQTFVDENVPKVFKQRWEEEGQIDFAYSVADVGRFRVNGFHQRGLVSIVFRHIKSRVPTFEELNLQAEPLLRLAQAKDGILLVCGATGSGKSSTMASMLDWINHNHDRHIVTIEDPIEYTFQDDKSVFQQREIGLDVQSFQLAIKSVLRQNPDIILIGEMRDRETFETAISAAETGHLVFSTMHAATVAQSLTRLFEFFPPEQQIQARRQIAGSLRGFICQKLIPAIEGGGRYPANEILQADATVRNLILEGQFEKIQVLLESGAEAGTFAFNKDLLRLVKAGRIARSDALKFSPNPAQLEMNLKGIFIRT; via the coding sequence ATGTCTCCCAATACCGAAATTTTTACCGACTTGCTGCGGCTTGCCGTCGAGAGCGGGGCGAGCGATGTCGTCGTCAAGTCAAACAAACCAGGGTATGTCCGGCTTTCGGGCCGCCTGAAGCCGGTTGACATGGATCCCATCACCGCGGTCGAGGCGCAGACATTTGTCGATGAGAACGTGCCAAAGGTTTTCAAGCAGCGGTGGGAGGAGGAAGGGCAAATTGATTTCGCTTACTCCGTGGCCGATGTCGGAAGGTTTCGCGTCAATGGCTTTCATCAGCGGGGATTGGTCAGCATCGTCTTTCGCCACATCAAGAGCCGTGTTCCAACGTTCGAGGAACTGAATCTTCAGGCGGAGCCGCTTCTAAGACTCGCCCAGGCCAAGGATGGCATTCTGCTTGTCTGCGGCGCGACGGGCTCCGGCAAGAGTTCAACCATGGCCTCGATGCTGGATTGGATTAATCACAATCATGATCGTCACATAGTGACCATCGAGGATCCGATCGAGTACACGTTTCAGGACGACAAGTCGGTGTTCCAGCAGCGCGAGATCGGACTGGATGTGCAGAGCTTTCAACTGGCGATCAAGTCCGTGCTGCGTCAGAATCCCGACATCATTCTGATCGGCGAGATGCGGGACAGGGAGACGTTTGAGACGGCGATCAGCGCAGCGGAAACCGGGCATCTTGTCTTTTCGACGATGCACGCGGCGACGGTGGCGCAGTCGCTCACGCGCCTGTTCGAGTTTTTCCCTCCGGAGCAGCAGATTCAGGCGCGCCGCCAGATCGCCGGCTCGCTCCGCGGATTCATCTGTCAAAAGCTCATTCCGGCGATTGAAGGCGGCGGGCGCTATCCGGCGAACGAAATCCTTCAGGCTGACGCGACGGTGCGCAATTTGATCCTCGAAGGCCAGTTTGAGAAGATCCAAGTGCTGCTTGAGAGTGGTGCGGAGGCGGGGACCTTTGCCTTCAACAAGGACCTGCTGCGCCTCGTCAAGGCCGGCAGGATCGCGCGGAGCGATGCGCTGAAGTTTTCACCGAATCCGGCCCAGTTGGAGATGAACTTGAAGGGCATCTTCATCCGCACCTGA
- a CDS encoding 4-hydroxy-tetrahydrodipicolinate reductase — translation MALSIGIIGSRGRMGQAVAAAARDTGVGISAQGDAGDDLAAVVAEASVVIDFSAHSATAQVIQLATTHRKPLVIGTTGHAAEEKKRLLALASACPCVWSGNYSVGVNLLFALTQRAAAVLGDDYDAEVVEMHHRFKKDAPSGTAERLLEIILKERNLGANALRHGRHGITGERTRTEVGVHALRGGDVVGDHTVMFAALGERLELTHKASDRSIFARGAIRAAAWVVGRPPGVYDMQDVLGLR, via the coding sequence ATGGCTCTCTCAATCGGCATCATTGGTTCGCGCGGGCGCATGGGGCAGGCGGTCGCTGCAGCCGCCCGCGACACCGGCGTGGGCATCAGCGCCCAAGGCGACGCAGGCGATGATCTGGCCGCTGTCGTTGCCGAGGCTTCCGTCGTCATCGACTTCTCCGCCCACAGCGCCACGGCCCAAGTGATCCAGCTCGCCACGACGCACAGGAAGCCATTGGTCATAGGCACCACAGGACACGCTGCAGAGGAAAAGAAGCGCCTGCTCGCGCTCGCCAGCGCCTGCCCGTGCGTCTGGTCAGGCAATTATTCGGTCGGCGTGAACCTGCTCTTCGCGCTGACTCAGCGCGCCGCCGCCGTGCTTGGCGACGACTACGATGCCGAAGTCGTCGAAATGCACCACCGCTTCAAGAAGGATGCGCCGAGCGGAACGGCTGAACGCCTGCTTGAGATCATTCTGAAGGAGCGAAACCTCGGTGCGAATGCACTTCGCCACGGCCGCCACGGCATCACCGGTGAGCGCACCCGCACGGAGGTCGGAGTTCACGCGCTCCGCGGGGGTGATGTGGTTGGTGATCACACGGTGATGTTCGCGGCGCTGGGCGAGCGTCTTGAGCTCACGCACAAGGCGTCGGATCGAAGCATCTTCGCGCGGGGCGCCATCCGCGCCGCCGCCTGGGTCGTGGGTCGCCCCCCTGGGGTCTACGACATGCAGGATGTGCTTGGTTTGCGCTGA
- the galE gene encoding UDP-glucose 4-epimerase GalE has protein sequence MNVLVVGGAGYIGSHCVRQLIAAGHRPVVLDNLVFGHAKALPGSVPLNCHDLGDEDAVGRILREERIDVVMHFAAFAYVGESVTDPLKYYFNNVVATLRLLRAMLAANVKRFVFSSTCATYGVPASMPITESTPQSPINPYGQTKLDVENALKALCHAHGLSFAAFRYFNAAGAAEDGSIGECHNPETHLIPLAIDAATGRRGALQVFGNDYPTPDGTCLRDYVHVDDLSRAHIAVFDRLRDAGTSLFYNLGTGNPTSVHEVIRAVGRATGRKVPFTIAPRRAGDPPALYADSSKAVRELGWKIQHPDIDSIVASAWRWHSRKPEGYA, from the coding sequence ATGAACGTTCTTGTCGTTGGAGGCGCGGGTTACATTGGCAGTCATTGTGTCCGCCAGTTGATTGCCGCGGGGCATCGTCCCGTGGTCCTGGACAATCTGGTCTTCGGACACGCGAAGGCATTGCCCGGATCGGTGCCACTCAATTGCCATGATCTCGGCGACGAAGATGCGGTCGGTCGCATCCTGCGTGAGGAACGCATTGATGTGGTCATGCATTTCGCAGCGTTTGCCTACGTGGGGGAATCCGTGACGGACCCTCTCAAGTACTACTTCAACAACGTGGTCGCAACACTCCGCCTGCTTCGGGCGATGCTGGCCGCAAATGTGAAGCGATTCGTATTCTCCTCCACCTGCGCCACCTATGGCGTGCCGGCTTCCATGCCCATCACCGAGTCAACGCCACAGTCACCGATCAACCCCTACGGTCAGACCAAGCTGGATGTCGAGAACGCGCTGAAGGCCCTTTGCCACGCCCATGGACTCAGTTTCGCCGCATTCCGATATTTCAACGCCGCGGGGGCCGCCGAAGACGGTTCGATTGGAGAGTGCCACAACCCTGAAACACACCTGATTCCCCTTGCCATCGACGCCGCCACCGGCCGCCGGGGAGCCTTGCAGGTCTTCGGCAACGACTACCCCACTCCGGATGGAACCTGCCTCCGTGACTATGTGCACGTGGATGACCTGAGTCGTGCACACATCGCGGTGTTCGACAGGCTCCGCGACGCGGGAACTTCCCTGTTCTACAATCTTGGCACCGGCAACCCGACCTCCGTCCACGAGGTGATACGCGCAGTTGGCAGAGCCACTGGAAGAAAAGTGCCGTTCACGATCGCACCGCGCCGCGCTGGCGATCCGCCCGCGCTTTATGCCGACAGCTCCAAGGCGGTCCGCGAACTCGGCTGGAAGATCCAGCATCCGGATATCGATTCCATCGTCGCATCGGCCTGGCGCTGGCACTCACGCAAACCCGAAGGCTACGCGTGA
- a CDS encoding pantoate--beta-alanine ligase, producing MQTIHSISPMRALARERRAGGHVIALVPTLGALHEGHRSLVRLAAEHADTVIVSIFVNPVQFGANEDASKYPRELETDQALCREAGADAVFAPSVEEMYPKGYSTYVIEDHVSKPLEGASRPTHFRGVTTVIAKLLNIVGPDIAVFGQKDAQQVAVIRKMIADLVIPVEVLVAPTVREADGLAMSSRNRYLSANQRREAVALYQALSKARDMVERGEHRPDRLIAEVTHSLAQHRRVRVIYAAVTDSVTMETAREAVHGKSMMVVAAWVDEVRLIDNILL from the coding sequence ATGCAAACGATCCACAGCATTTCCCCGATGCGGGCCCTTGCCCGTGAGCGCCGCGCAGGTGGGCATGTCATCGCCCTGGTGCCCACTCTCGGTGCGCTTCACGAGGGGCATCGCAGTCTGGTCCGGCTGGCTGCCGAGCACGCCGACACGGTGATTGTGTCGATTTTCGTGAATCCGGTGCAGTTCGGGGCGAATGAGGACGCCTCGAAGTATCCGCGCGAGTTGGAGACGGACCAGGCGCTTTGCCGCGAGGCGGGCGCGGATGCGGTATTTGCACCGTCAGTCGAGGAGATGTACCCGAAGGGATATTCGACGTACGTCATCGAAGACCACGTGAGCAAGCCGCTCGAAGGCGCGTCACGTCCGACGCATTTTCGCGGAGTGACAACGGTGATCGCCAAACTGCTGAACATCGTGGGGCCGGATATTGCGGTTTTCGGGCAGAAGGATGCGCAGCAGGTCGCGGTGATCAGGAAGATGATTGCGGATCTGGTGATTCCAGTGGAGGTCCTGGTCGCGCCGACGGTGCGTGAGGCGGACGGGCTGGCGATGAGCTCGAGGAATCGCTATCTCAGCGCCAACCAGCGAAGGGAGGCCGTTGCGTTGTACCAAGCGCTGAGCAAGGCCAGGGACATGGTTGAACGCGGCGAGCACAGGCCCGATCGACTGATTGCGGAGGTCACGCACAGCCTTGCGCAGCACCGCCGGGTGCGGGTGATTTATGCGGCCGTGACGGACAGCGTTACCATGGAGACCGCGCGTGAGGCGGTGCACGGGAAATCCATGATGGTCGTCGCGGCGTGGGTTGATGAAGTGCGCCTGATTGACAATATTCTTCTGTGA
- a CDS encoding 4-hydroxy-tetrahydrodipicolinate synthase, which translates to MKLRPLTGAITALVTPFRNQLVSDADLKKLVEFQIKGGINGLVPVGTTGESPTLDHREHLEVIEKVIAFARGRVPVIAGTGSNSTKEAVELTELSHRAGADAMLVVAPYYNKPSQEGLFQHFCAIAEATDRPIILYSIPSRCGIEISVGVVARLAEKFRHVRWIKEAGGSVDRVDQLKQALGRELTVLSGDDSMTLPFMAVGAEGVISVVSNLLPRDIVQLTQAALANDFARAGKLHRRLYPVFKAMFLDPNPVPVKAALARAGIIGSAEVRGPLSSIAPANEKILFDALAAIGR; encoded by the coding sequence ATGAAGCTCCGTCCACTCACCGGTGCCATCACCGCGCTCGTCACTCCATTTCGTAATCAGCTTGTTTCGGACGCTGATCTCAAAAAGTTAGTGGAATTTCAGATCAAAGGCGGAATCAACGGGCTGGTTCCCGTGGGAACGACGGGGGAATCCCCGACCCTGGACCATCGCGAACACCTGGAGGTCATTGAAAAGGTCATTGCCTTTGCCCGCGGGCGCGTGCCCGTGATTGCGGGCACGGGCTCGAATTCGACCAAGGAAGCCGTCGAATTGACAGAGCTTTCACATCGTGCCGGCGCTGACGCGATGCTGGTTGTCGCTCCCTATTACAACAAGCCGAGCCAGGAGGGTCTTTTCCAGCACTTCTGCGCCATCGCGGAAGCCACCGACCGCCCGATCATCCTCTACTCCATCCCTTCGCGCTGCGGCATCGAAATCAGCGTTGGTGTCGTTGCCCGTCTGGCGGAGAAGTTCCGCCATGTCCGCTGGATCAAGGAGGCCGGTGGTTCCGTTGATCGTGTGGACCAGCTCAAGCAGGCGCTCGGCAGGGAGCTTACGGTGCTGAGCGGCGACGACAGCATGACCCTCCCGTTCATGGCTGTTGGAGCGGAAGGTGTGATCAGCGTCGTCTCGAACCTTCTTCCCAGGGACATCGTGCAACTCACCCAAGCCGCTTTGGCCAACGATTTCGCCCGCGCCGGAAAACTGCATCGCCGGCTGTACCCGGTCTTCAAGGCAATGTTCCTCGACCCCAATCCCGTGCCCGTCAAGGCGGCCCTCGCCCGGGCCGGCATCATCGGCTCCGCCGAGGTGCGGGGGCCGCTGAGCAGCATCGCGCCCGCAAACGAAAAGATTCTTTTCGATGCATTGGCCGCAATTGGACGCTGA
- the nadB gene encoding L-aspartate oxidase, which yields MRRSYDILVVGSGIAGLSFALKAAARGHSVAILTKKNKADSNTNFAQGGIAVVTAQTDDFDKHVRDTLVAGDGLCDETVVREIIRDGPDRVRELVDWGVKFSRNEAGTYDLGREGGHGERRILHVRDTTGKAIEEALLKAVARAQRVHLLEHVFAIDIITSDKAGGAGRGNARRVAGLYALDVQSGRVVTFRAPVVMLASGGAGQVYLYTTNPDIATGDGIAMAYRAGVEIRNMEFIQFHPTTLYSTTGERFLISEAVRGEGAILRNFEGEAFMKRYHPLADLAPRDIVARAIDNEMKRSGSPHVWLDITHRRADFIRGHFPQIHRTCKRLGYDLTREKVPVVPAAHYTCGGVVTNLSAETSLPGLYASGEVASTGLHGANRLASNSLLEAVVMSHRGASAVDAHLRELRTDAGALPAWRDLGGEDPDERVVLSHNWDELRRTLWDYVGIMRTTKRLERARTRIDTLTREIHDYYWNFSVDPKLLELRNLLQIASLIVTCALQRKESRGLHAIADFPRKFRKGLDSVVVRGAV from the coding sequence TTGCGACGGAGCTACGACATTCTCGTCGTTGGAAGCGGCATTGCTGGTCTCAGCTTTGCGCTGAAGGCCGCCGCGCGCGGGCATTCGGTGGCGATTCTGACGAAGAAGAACAAGGCGGATTCGAACACCAATTTCGCCCAGGGCGGCATCGCCGTCGTGACCGCGCAGACGGACGATTTCGACAAACACGTGCGCGACACGCTTGTCGCGGGCGACGGCCTGTGTGATGAAACGGTCGTGAGGGAGATCATTCGGGACGGCCCGGACCGGGTGCGCGAGCTGGTGGACTGGGGCGTGAAGTTTTCCCGCAATGAAGCGGGGACCTATGATCTCGGACGCGAGGGGGGGCACGGGGAGCGGCGCATCCTCCATGTCAGGGACACCACGGGAAAGGCGATCGAGGAGGCCTTGCTCAAGGCGGTGGCGCGAGCCCAGCGCGTGCACCTGCTCGAGCATGTTTTCGCGATCGACATCATAACATCGGACAAGGCTGGCGGAGCTGGACGCGGGAATGCGAGGCGGGTTGCCGGCCTGTACGCGCTCGACGTGCAGAGCGGACGGGTGGTGACTTTCAGAGCACCGGTTGTCATGCTCGCCTCGGGCGGAGCAGGGCAGGTTTATCTGTACACGACGAATCCGGACATTGCGACCGGCGATGGCATCGCCATGGCCTATCGTGCGGGTGTTGAGATCCGCAACATGGAGTTCATCCAGTTTCACCCGACCACGCTCTATTCAACGACCGGGGAGCGCTTCCTCATAAGCGAGGCGGTGCGGGGCGAGGGCGCGATTCTTCGCAACTTCGAGGGCGAGGCGTTCATGAAGCGGTATCACCCGCTCGCGGATCTGGCTCCGCGCGACATCGTGGCGCGAGCGATCGACAATGAGATGAAGCGGAGCGGCTCGCCGCATGTGTGGCTGGACATCACCCACCGGCGGGCGGATTTCATCCGCGGCCATTTTCCCCAGATTCATCGCACCTGCAAACGCCTCGGATACGACCTGACAAGGGAAAAGGTGCCGGTTGTGCCGGCCGCGCATTACACCTGTGGCGGAGTGGTGACGAATCTTTCCGCGGAGACCAGTCTGCCCGGATTGTATGCCTCCGGCGAGGTGGCGAGCACGGGTCTGCATGGCGCAAACCGGCTTGCCAGCAACTCGCTGCTCGAGGCGGTTGTGATGTCGCACCGCGGCGCCAGCGCGGTCGACGCCCACCTGCGCGAACTCAGGACGGACGCGGGAGCGCTGCCCGCCTGGCGCGATCTCGGCGGCGAGGATCCGGACGAGCGGGTGGTGCTCTCGCACAACTGGGATGAACTGCGCCGCACGCTCTGGGACTATGTGGGCATCATGCGCACGACCAAGCGGCTGGAGCGGGCACGCACGCGCATCGACACACTCACGCGTGAGATCCACGATTACTACTGGAACTTCTCGGTCGATCCCAAGCTCCTCGAGCTGCGCAACCTGCTGCAGATAGCCAGCCTGATAGTGACCTGCGCGCTTCAGCGAAAGGAGAGCCGCGGGCTGCATGCGATCGCTGACTTTCCGAGAAAGTTCAGGAAGGGACTGGATTCCGTGGTGGTCCGCGGGGCAGTGTAG
- a CDS encoding sigma-54-dependent Fis family transcriptional regulator, which yields MSDPASPSNDPVILIIDDDAEIRYSLTRVLTSRKWNVLEAASGEQGIAMVKKQPPDLIFLDVRMGGMSGIETLQHIRSVNPRQIVVLMTAFGTAQTAIEAMKYGAFDYIMKPFDSQKVLTISETALQAHADMRAASGYQPILNSEDYKEGIVGSSPVMQDVFKIIGQVTASDVTVMITGESGTGKELVARSIWKHSHRAAKPFIPVNCAAIPDNLIESELFGHEKGSFTGATAQRLGKFELCDGGTIFLDEIGDMALATQTKILRVLQQGEIQRVGGVETISVDVRILAATNKDLEAMVKEKTFREDLYYRLNVVRIRMPALRDRSEDIPAIVDFSLQNLVKQRKARVSKVSPEALAVLVRYRWPGNVRELENVIYRSAVIAQGDTILLKHLPAEVRDAVGALPPESLAKVDPARLSAGPADNILPVGNPVQGRQAETSGTPDVRTVNEPELTVQRALDFLERELAKGPTPILERLEREMIERVLRTEGGNQLRAAEKLGITRATLRKRIDEWSLKI from the coding sequence ATGTCCGATCCCGCCTCTCCTTCGAATGACCCGGTGATCCTCATCATCGACGATGATGCGGAGATCCGCTATTCGCTGACACGTGTGCTGACCTCGCGGAAATGGAATGTCCTCGAGGCGGCCAGCGGAGAGCAGGGCATTGCCATGGTGAAGAAGCAGCCTCCCGATCTCATTTTTCTGGATGTTCGGATGGGCGGCATGAGCGGCATTGAGACCCTTCAGCACATCCGGTCCGTGAATCCGAGGCAGATAGTCGTGCTGATGACCGCCTTTGGGACCGCGCAGACGGCGATTGAGGCGATGAAGTACGGCGCATTCGACTACATCATGAAGCCCTTCGATTCGCAGAAGGTGCTGACGATTTCAGAAACCGCGCTTCAGGCCCACGCGGACATGCGTGCCGCAAGCGGCTACCAGCCGATCCTGAACAGCGAGGATTACAAGGAGGGCATCGTGGGCTCATCCCCCGTGATGCAGGATGTCTTCAAGATCATCGGCCAGGTGACCGCGAGCGATGTCACGGTGATGATAACCGGCGAGAGCGGAACGGGCAAGGAACTCGTGGCGCGCTCGATCTGGAAACACAGCCACCGCGCCGCGAAGCCCTTCATCCCGGTGAATTGTGCGGCCATCCCCGACAATCTGATCGAAAGCGAGTTGTTCGGCCATGAGAAGGGATCCTTCACGGGAGCGACCGCCCAGCGGCTGGGCAAATTCGAGCTGTGCGACGGCGGCACCATCTTTCTGGACGAGATCGGCGACATGGCCCTGGCGACGCAAACGAAGATCCTCCGCGTCCTCCAACAGGGGGAAATTCAGAGGGTGGGCGGAGTCGAAACGATTTCGGTGGATGTGCGCATACTGGCCGCGACCAACAAGGACCTTGAGGCGATGGTGAAGGAGAAAACCTTCCGTGAAGACTTGTACTACCGCCTCAACGTCGTGCGCATTCGCATGCCGGCACTTCGTGACCGGAGCGAGGACATTCCCGCCATTGTCGACTTCAGCCTGCAGAACCTCGTCAAGCAAAGGAAGGCGCGCGTGAGCAAGGTTTCGCCAGAGGCGCTGGCCGTGCTGGTGAGATACCGCTGGCCCGGCAATGTTCGCGAACTGGAGAACGTGATCTATCGAAGCGCCGTAATTGCGCAGGGTGACACCATTCTCCTCAAGCATCTGCCCGCCGAGGTGCGCGACGCGGTCGGTGCTCTTCCGCCTGAAAGCCTGGCGAAGGTGGATCCGGCGCGACTGTCCGCAGGACCCGCGGACAACATCCTCCCCGTTGGGAACCCTGTGCAGGGCAGGCAGGCGGAAACCAGCGGCACCCCGGATGTGCGGACGGTGAACGAACCGGAGCTGACGGTTCAGCGCGCGCTCGATTTTCTTGAACGTGAACTGGCAAAGGGCCCGACTCCGATTCTCGAGCGGCTCGAGCGTGAGATGATCGAACGCGTCCTTCGAACCGAGGGCGGCAATCAGCTTCGTGCCGCGGAGAAACTCGGCATCACGCGCGCCACTCTGCGCAAACGCATCGACGAGTGGTCGCTGAAGATTTGA
- a CDS encoding acyl carrier protein, whose translation MTKDEVKQVVLDIIADIAPDEDLSKIKPDLRLRDQMQLDSMDFLDIVMELRKRHGIEVPEKDYPQLATLDGCGDYLTPKFNELAAKG comes from the coding sequence ATGACAAAAGACGAAGTTAAGCAGGTGGTGCTCGATATCATCGCCGACATTGCACCCGATGAAGACCTTTCGAAGATCAAGCCTGACCTTCGTTTGCGCGACCAGATGCAGCTCGATTCAATGGACTTTCTCGACATCGTCATGGAGTTGCGCAAGCGACACGGCATTGAGGTTCCTGAGAAGGACTACCCGCAACTCGCGACGCTGGATGGCTGCGGTGATTATCTCACGCCAAAGTTCAACGAGCTCGCTGCAAAAGGGTAG
- a CDS encoding sigma-70 family RNA polymerase sigma factor: MSTKAQDVAFDRMLVDRFKSGDQSAFDEMVRRHWDRIYAMVHQLLRNQQDAEEVTQDAFIRAHKGLVNFRGESAFSTWLYQIATNLARNRYWYWWRRKRDQTVSFDQPVGPDNATPLSEVFAAEQETPDNVTVTQELVDRIAVGMEKLSPKHREILVLRNIKNLSYEEIAVILGISVGTVKSRIARARESLRQRMGEDFK; encoded by the coding sequence ATGAGCACAAAAGCGCAGGATGTTGCCTTCGACAGGATGCTGGTTGACCGATTCAAGTCCGGCGACCAGTCGGCATTCGATGAAATGGTGCGGCGTCATTGGGATCGCATCTACGCCATGGTGCATCAACTGCTTAGAAACCAGCAGGATGCAGAGGAGGTCACGCAGGATGCGTTTATTCGCGCGCACAAGGGGCTGGTGAATTTCCGCGGGGAGTCTGCCTTTTCCACATGGCTGTATCAAATTGCAACCAATTTGGCCCGGAATCGATACTGGTACTGGTGGCGGCGGAAGCGTGATCAAACGGTATCCTTCGACCAGCCCGTTGGGCCGGACAATGCCACGCCGCTGAGTGAGGTTTTCGCTGCAGAACAGGAGACTCCGGACAATGTCACGGTGACCCAGGAACTCGTCGACCGTATCGCGGTCGGAATGGAAAAGCTTTCACCCAAGCACCGCGAAATCCTCGTCCTTCGCAACATCAAGAATCTGTCCTATGAGGAGATAGCGGTCATCCTGGGGATTTCAGTCGGTACTGTCAAAAGCCGGATCGCGCGTGCGCGTGAGAGCCTTCGGCAACGCATGGGGGAAGATTTCAAATGA
- a CDS encoding beta-ketoacyl-[acyl-carrier-protein] synthase family protein: MSLSRIVITGVGLTAPNGNSLAEFRGNLLAGVARIARIEIRYMGPLLAGVCNYDPLKHQKRKEVRVGTRAGSIGIYCAREALADAGLSVEVIAKNRTGVFVGITEHGNVETENEIYAISKFGHDTKFWSHYHNPRTVANNPAGEISLNLGTTGPAYTIGAACAAGNLGLIHATQMLRLGEVDFAICGGVSESIHTFGIFAGFKSQNALAHHPDPNRASRPFDKARNGIVISEGGALYTLERLDDALRRGARIYGEIAGYCVNSDASDYVLPNPGRQAECVREAVARAGMQPQDIHIINTHATATPMGDIQECEAIRSVFGEGCPDTSVNNTKSYIGHAMGAAGALELAGNLPSFEDRVVHPTINVEALDPACSLPGLVLNQPRAVAKVDAILNNSFGMLGINSTLIVKRFVR; this comes from the coding sequence ATGAGTCTTTCGCGCATCGTCATCACAGGGGTGGGGCTGACCGCCCCGAACGGCAACAGTCTTGCAGAGTTTCGAGGCAATCTCCTGGCGGGAGTGGCGCGAATCGCCCGCATCGAGATTCGCTACATGGGACCGCTGCTTGCAGGAGTCTGCAACTATGATCCGCTGAAGCACCAGAAACGGAAGGAAGTCCGCGTGGGCACGCGTGCAGGATCGATCGGAATCTATTGTGCGCGCGAGGCGCTTGCTGACGCGGGACTGAGCGTGGAGGTCATCGCGAAGAACCGAACGGGCGTGTTTGTGGGCATCACCGAGCACGGAAATGTGGAAACCGAGAATGAGATCTATGCGATTTCCAAATTCGGACATGACACGAAGTTCTGGTCCCACTATCACAATCCGCGAACCGTCGCGAACAACCCGGCGGGCGAGATTTCCCTGAACCTTGGAACCACGGGGCCCGCCTACACGATCGGGGCCGCCTGCGCCGCGGGGAATCTTGGATTGATACATGCGACGCAGATGCTGCGCCTGGGCGAGGTGGATTTCGCGATCTGCGGCGGAGTGAGCGAGAGCATACACACGTTTGGCATCTTTGCGGGATTCAAATCACAGAATGCCCTGGCGCATCATCCCGACCCCAATCGTGCGTCGCGTCCATTCGACAAGGCGCGCAACGGCATTGTGATCTCCGAAGGTGGTGCGCTCTACACCTTGGAGCGCCTGGATGACGCTCTCCGGCGGGGAGCCCGCATTTACGGGGAGATCGCAGGATACTGCGTCAACAGCGATGCCAGCGACTATGTGCTCCCGAACCCGGGCCGACAGGCGGAGTGCGTGCGTGAGGCGGTGGCGCGGGCCGGCATGCAGCCGCAGGATATCCACATTATCAATACACATGCCACGGCCACGCCGATGGGCGACATCCAGGAGTGCGAGGCCATCCGCTCGGTTTTTGGCGAAGGCTGTCCGGATACTTCCGTGAACAACACCAAGAGCTACATTGGCCACGCCATGGGTGCCGCGGGCGCCCTCGAGCTGGCCGGCAACCTGCCATCCTTCGAGGATCGCGTGGTTCATCCGACAATCAATGTTGAGGCTCTTGATCCCGCCTGCTCCCTGCCCGGGCTGGTTTTGAATCAACCCAGGGCGGTTGCAAAGGTGGATGCCATTCTTAACAACTCGTTTGGAATGCTGGGGATAAATTCCACGTTGATTGTAAAGCGTTTCGTGCGATAG